From a single Struthio camelus isolate bStrCam1 chromosome 31, bStrCam1.hap1, whole genome shotgun sequence genomic region:
- the NXNL1 gene encoding nucleoredoxin-like protein 1: protein MASLFAGRVLLVNNSGRDELDTERELGRRLENKVLLLYFGSGECPRCQQFSPLLRDFFVRLTDEFYVERASQLVLVYVSQDETEEKQTKFLKTMPKRWLSLPFKDEFKRELELRFAVSDVPTVVVLKPNGEVIVGNAVEEIRRLGPACFRNWQEAAELVDRNFLLAEDFDDLARRSITDPIRRLKYKLDKKTKNEEKKEEGEESC, encoded by the exons ATGGCTTCCCTCTTCGCCGGGAGGGTCCTGCTTGTGAACAACAGCGGCCGGGACGAGCTGGACACGGAGCGGGAGCTGGGCCGCCGGCTGGAGAACAaggtgctcctgctgtatttTGGGTCCGGGGAGTGCCCGCGATGCCAGCAGTTCTCGCCGCTCCTCAGAGATTTCTTTGTGAGACTCACGGATGAATTTTATGTGGAAAGGGCTTCGCAGCTGGTCCTGGTGTACGTGTCTCAGGATGAGACGGAGGAAAAGCAAACCAAGTTCCTGAAGACCATGCCAAAGAGATGGCTGTCCTTGCCTTTCAAGGATGAGTTCAAAAG AGAGCTGGAGCTGAGGTTTGCGGTGTCTGATGTACCTACAGTGGTGGTGCTGAAGCCGAACGGGGAGGTGATTGTTGGAAATGCTGTGGAAGAGATTAGGCGCCTGGGTCCTGCCTGCTTcaggaactggcaggaggctgctgAGCTAGTAGATAGAAACTTTCTCTTGGCAGAGGACTTTGATGACCTGGCTAGAAGAAGCATCACTGACCCCATCCGCCGCCTCAAATACAAACTGGACAAGAAgacaaagaatgaagaaaagaaagaggaaggtgaAGAGTCTTGTTAG
- the SLC27A1 gene encoding long-chain fatty acid transport protein 1 isoform X1 translates to MRAAGACAASLGSLGLLRVLGVPWSWSLAASLGVCVGSGGWRLLRVVLKTALRDLFGLSVLLRVKYNLRRHQKAKNTIPKMFQDVVRRHPDKVALIYEATGEKWTFRWLDEYSNAVANYFYQQGFRLGDVIAIFMESRPEFVGLWLGMAKIGIEAALINFNLRLDSLVYCVTTSGAKAVIFGGELSTAISEVNGMLGKNMAKYCSGDYKPDVIPVETRHLDPLLSTTSKLPPNQVPVKGLDDRLFYIYTSGTTGMPKAAIVVHSRYYRIAAFGYYAYKMHPEDILYNCLPLYHSAGNIMGVGQCLIHGLTVVIRKKFSASRFWDDCTKYRCTIIQYIGEICRYLLNQPVRESETQHCVRLAVGNGLRPTIWEDFTKRFRIKQIGEFYGATECNCSIANLDGKVGACGFNSRILPNVYPIRLVKVNEDTMELIRDSRGLCISCRPGEPGLLVGQINQQDPLRRFDGYVSESATNKKIAYNVFEKGDQAYLSGDVLVMDELGYMYFKDRSGDTFRWRGENVSTTEVEGTLSHVLNQTDVAVYGVEVPGVEGKAGMAAIADPKAKVNPNVLYPELQKVLPPYARPIFLRFLPQVDTTGTFKIQKTRLRREGFDPHQTSDRLYFLDLKLGKYVPLDECLYERICAGKVAL, encoded by the exons atgcgggcggccggggcctgCGCCGCCTCGCTGGGCTCGCTGGGGCTGCTGCGGGTCCTCGGCGTGCCCTGGTCATGGAGCCTGGCGGCCTCGCTGGGCGTTTGCGTCGGCAGCGGCGGGTGGCGGCTGCTGCGCGTCGTCCTCAAGACGGCTCTGAGGGACCTGTT tGGCCTCTCAGTGCTGTTACGAGTCAAGTATAATTTGCGAAGGCATCAAAAAGCCAAAAATACTATTCCGAAGATGTTCCAGGATGTTGTCCGCAGGCACCCGGACAAAGTGGCTCTGATTTATGAGGCCACTGGTGAGAAATGGACTTTTAGGTGGCTAGATGAGTACTCCAATGCTGTGGCTAACTACTTCTACCAGCAAGGCTTCCGTCTGGGGGATGTCATTGCAATCTTTATGGAGAGCCGTCCTGAGTTTGTTGGCCTCTGGCTAGGGATGGCAAAAATTGGCATTGAAGCAGCTCTTATTAACTTTAATTTGCGCTTGGATTCTCTGGTTTACTGTGTGACAACCTCAGGTGCAAAAGCTGTGATCTTTGGAGGAGAGCTGTCTACAG CGATATCTGAAGTGAATGGGATGCTGGGGAAGAACATGGCAAAATACTGCTCTGGTGACTATAAACCAGATGTTATTCCTGTGGAGACAAGGCATCTTGATCCTCTTCTGAGTACTACATCAAAATTGCCTCCAAATCAGGTTCCAGTCAAAGGTTTAGATG ATCGACTCTTTTATATCTATACTTCAGGTACAACAGGAATGCCAAAAGCTGCCATTGTGGTGCACAGCAG GTATTATCGGATAGCTGCCTTTGGTTACTATGCGTACAAAATGCACCCTGAGGATATCCTCTACAACTGCCTGCCACTGTATCATTCTGCAG GTAACATTATGGGAGTTGGCCAGTGTCTAATCCATGGCCTCACTGTGGTAATCAGGAAGAAGTTCTCAGCCAGTCGCTTCTGGGATGACTGCACAAAATACAGATGCACG ATTATTCAGTATATTGGGGAAATCTGCAGATATCTTCTGAATCAGCCGGTACGAGAGTCAGAAACCCAACACTGTGTGCGACTGGCAGTGGGCAACGGTTTGAGACCCACCATATGGGAAGACTTTACAAAGCGCTTCAGAATTAAACAGATTGGAGAGTTCTATGGAGCCACAGAATGCAACTGTAGCATTGCAAATTTGGATGGAAAG GTTGGTGCCTGTGGTTTCAACAGTCGGATTTTGCCCAATGTTTATCCTATTCGTCTGGTGAAGGTCAACGAGGACACAATGGAGCTGATCCGTGATTCTAGGGGACTGTGTATCTCCTGTCGCCCAG GAGAGCCGGGATTACTGGTAGGTCAGATAAATCAACAGGATCCCCTCCGTCGATTTGATGGCTACGTCAGTGAGAGCGCCACCAACAAGAAGATAGCTTACAACGTGTTTGAAAAAGGGGACCAGGCATACCTTTCAG gAGATGTGTTAGTGATGGATGAACTTGGTTATATGTACTTCAAAGATCGCAGTGGGGACACCTTCCGATGGCGAGGAGAGAATGTCTCTACCACAGAAGTAGAAGGAACTTTGAGTCACGTCCTCAACCAGACAGACGTTGCAGTGTATGGAGTAGAAGTACCAG GGGTTGAGGGAAAAGCTGGAATGGCAGCAATTGCAGATCCTAAAGCTAAAGTGAATCCCAATGTTTTGTATCCGGAGCTACAGAAGGTGCTGCCTCCCTATGCCCGGCCCATCTTTCTCCGTTTCTTACCCCAGGTTGACACCACAG GTACATTTAAGATCCAGAAAACTCGCTTGCGGAGGGAAGGATTTGACCCCCATCAAACATCAGATCGGTTATATTTTCTGGATCTAAAATTGGGGAAATATGTTCCACTGGATGAATGCCTTTATGAAAGGATTTGTGCTGGAAAGGTTGCTTTATGA
- the SLC27A1 gene encoding long-chain fatty acid transport protein 1 isoform X2: MIVYDLHSGLSVLLRVKYNLRRHQKAKNTIPKMFQDVVRRHPDKVALIYEATGEKWTFRWLDEYSNAVANYFYQQGFRLGDVIAIFMESRPEFVGLWLGMAKIGIEAALINFNLRLDSLVYCVTTSGAKAVIFGGELSTAISEVNGMLGKNMAKYCSGDYKPDVIPVETRHLDPLLSTTSKLPPNQVPVKGLDDRLFYIYTSGTTGMPKAAIVVHSRYYRIAAFGYYAYKMHPEDILYNCLPLYHSAGNIMGVGQCLIHGLTVVIRKKFSASRFWDDCTKYRCTIIQYIGEICRYLLNQPVRESETQHCVRLAVGNGLRPTIWEDFTKRFRIKQIGEFYGATECNCSIANLDGKVGACGFNSRILPNVYPIRLVKVNEDTMELIRDSRGLCISCRPGEPGLLVGQINQQDPLRRFDGYVSESATNKKIAYNVFEKGDQAYLSGDVLVMDELGYMYFKDRSGDTFRWRGENVSTTEVEGTLSHVLNQTDVAVYGVEVPGVEGKAGMAAIADPKAKVNPNVLYPELQKVLPPYARPIFLRFLPQVDTTGTFKIQKTRLRREGFDPHQTSDRLYFLDLKLGKYVPLDECLYERICAGKVAL; encoded by the exons ATGATCGTTTATGACTTGCACAG tGGCCTCTCAGTGCTGTTACGAGTCAAGTATAATTTGCGAAGGCATCAAAAAGCCAAAAATACTATTCCGAAGATGTTCCAGGATGTTGTCCGCAGGCACCCGGACAAAGTGGCTCTGATTTATGAGGCCACTGGTGAGAAATGGACTTTTAGGTGGCTAGATGAGTACTCCAATGCTGTGGCTAACTACTTCTACCAGCAAGGCTTCCGTCTGGGGGATGTCATTGCAATCTTTATGGAGAGCCGTCCTGAGTTTGTTGGCCTCTGGCTAGGGATGGCAAAAATTGGCATTGAAGCAGCTCTTATTAACTTTAATTTGCGCTTGGATTCTCTGGTTTACTGTGTGACAACCTCAGGTGCAAAAGCTGTGATCTTTGGAGGAGAGCTGTCTACAG CGATATCTGAAGTGAATGGGATGCTGGGGAAGAACATGGCAAAATACTGCTCTGGTGACTATAAACCAGATGTTATTCCTGTGGAGACAAGGCATCTTGATCCTCTTCTGAGTACTACATCAAAATTGCCTCCAAATCAGGTTCCAGTCAAAGGTTTAGATG ATCGACTCTTTTATATCTATACTTCAGGTACAACAGGAATGCCAAAAGCTGCCATTGTGGTGCACAGCAG GTATTATCGGATAGCTGCCTTTGGTTACTATGCGTACAAAATGCACCCTGAGGATATCCTCTACAACTGCCTGCCACTGTATCATTCTGCAG GTAACATTATGGGAGTTGGCCAGTGTCTAATCCATGGCCTCACTGTGGTAATCAGGAAGAAGTTCTCAGCCAGTCGCTTCTGGGATGACTGCACAAAATACAGATGCACG ATTATTCAGTATATTGGGGAAATCTGCAGATATCTTCTGAATCAGCCGGTACGAGAGTCAGAAACCCAACACTGTGTGCGACTGGCAGTGGGCAACGGTTTGAGACCCACCATATGGGAAGACTTTACAAAGCGCTTCAGAATTAAACAGATTGGAGAGTTCTATGGAGCCACAGAATGCAACTGTAGCATTGCAAATTTGGATGGAAAG GTTGGTGCCTGTGGTTTCAACAGTCGGATTTTGCCCAATGTTTATCCTATTCGTCTGGTGAAGGTCAACGAGGACACAATGGAGCTGATCCGTGATTCTAGGGGACTGTGTATCTCCTGTCGCCCAG GAGAGCCGGGATTACTGGTAGGTCAGATAAATCAACAGGATCCCCTCCGTCGATTTGATGGCTACGTCAGTGAGAGCGCCACCAACAAGAAGATAGCTTACAACGTGTTTGAAAAAGGGGACCAGGCATACCTTTCAG gAGATGTGTTAGTGATGGATGAACTTGGTTATATGTACTTCAAAGATCGCAGTGGGGACACCTTCCGATGGCGAGGAGAGAATGTCTCTACCACAGAAGTAGAAGGAACTTTGAGTCACGTCCTCAACCAGACAGACGTTGCAGTGTATGGAGTAGAAGTACCAG GGGTTGAGGGAAAAGCTGGAATGGCAGCAATTGCAGATCCTAAAGCTAAAGTGAATCCCAATGTTTTGTATCCGGAGCTACAGAAGGTGCTGCCTCCCTATGCCCGGCCCATCTTTCTCCGTTTCTTACCCCAGGTTGACACCACAG GTACATTTAAGATCCAGAAAACTCGCTTGCGGAGGGAAGGATTTGACCCCCATCAAACATCAGATCGGTTATATTTTCTGGATCTAAAATTGGGGAAATATGTTCCACTGGATGAATGCCTTTATGAAAGGATTTGTGCTGGAAAGGTTGCTTTATGA
- the PGLS gene encoding 6-phosphogluconolactonase: MPRSAPRHISVFPSPQELGSALAQLVAQRAAEAGGRFSLGLSGGSLVRLLSQELPAAAAGPAAPARWLLAFCDERLVPPEHAESTFGAYKAQLLPRLPVPERQVLTVAPGLPAPAAAADYAARLREAFQGENPPVFDLLILGVGPDGHTCSLFPDHPLLQEKEKIVAAITDSPKPPPERITLTLPVLNAARTVVFVATGEGKAAILKRILEGDEEKPLPAALVQPHTGKLHWFLDESAAKELTVPFEKHSIL, encoded by the exons atgccgcgctccgcgccccgccacATCTCGGTGTTCCCCTCGCCGCAGGAGCTGGGCTCCGCCCTGGCGCAGCTGGTGGCCCAGCGGGCGGCCGAGGCCGGCGGCCGCTTCTCGCTGGGGCTCTCGGGCGGGAGCCTGGTGCGGCTCCTCTCGCAGGagctgccggcggccgccgccggccccgccgcgccggcccgctgGCTCCTGGCCTTCTGCGACGAGCGGCTGGTGCCGCCCGAGCACGCCGAGAGCACCTTCGGGGCCTACAag GCCCAGCTGCTGCCGCGGCTGCCCGTGCCCGAGCGGCAGGTGCTCACCGTCGCCCCCGGcctgcccgcgcccgccgccgctgccgacTACGCTGCCAGGCTCCGAGAG GCTTTTCAGGGTGAGAACCCCCCTGTCTTTGATTTACTGATTTTAGGAGTGGGGCCAGATGGTCACACTTGCTCCCTTTTTCCAGATCATCCCCTTCTACAG gagaaagagaaaattgttGCTGCTATCACTGATTCTCCAAAGCCACCGCCAGAGCGGATAACATTAACTCTACCTGTGCTTAATGCAGCACGGACTGTTGTGTTCGTCGCTACAGGGGAAGGTAAAGCTGCTATTTTAAAG CGCATTTTGGAAGGTGATGAGGAAAAGCCCCTTCCCGCTGCTCTTGTTCAACCTCATACTGGGAAGCTGCACTGGTTCCTGGATGAGTCTGCAGCCAAGGAACTGACTGTTCCCTTTGAGAAACATTCAATCTTGTAG